Below is a window of Candidatus Chromulinivoraceae bacterium DNA.
AAAATCTTAAAAATTCGGTTCGTGATGTTCGTTATGTCAGCCCTGAAGAAGCGCGTCAAGAATTTGCTCAAGCAAATAGTGGCGATGCTGGAACGCTTAACGCATTAAACGAGGCAACCAACGAGTTTCCAGGAACGTTCCGCATTAGCCCGGTCGATATTAATAAGACCGACGAGTTGCGCAACTTTGTAAACACTGATCCAACACTTAAAAGGGATATTGATCCAAATCGTGCACCATCTTTTGCAGGTGACCGTAAGACCGCCATTGATAATATCGGTCGCTGGGTAAACTTTGCCGAACAAGCAGGTCTTGTTGCTAGTATTATCTTCATTGCAATCTCGTCACTGATTATTTTCAACACTATTCGCATGGCTATCTTTAACCGCCGTGACGAGATTCAGATGATGAAGCTTATTGGTGCTGATCGTAGTTTTATTCGCGGACCGTTTATTGTGGAGGCGGTTGTATATGGCTTTATTGCAGCCATTATCGCCACAGGTCTTGGTGTTGGGCTTTTGTACGCTTCTAAAAACACGTTAATGAGTTATGGTATTGGTATCGACAACACGATACATCTTGCGACAGTTTATATTGTTGTTGTCTTGCTTGGTATGATTATCCTCGGTGCTATTATTGGTATTATTTCCGCGCTTCTTGCCACTCGACGCTACCTCAAGATCTAGTTGTATATACGGTTGACATTTCATCGTGCTTGTGGTAATATCAGGCTAATGAAACAGCGGTCCACCACACCAGTTTCAAAAGGGTTAGTTACACGTTCAATGCTTGTAGCTTCTGCCATTTTGATGGTTATAGCCGCACCACTCTCGATTATGCCTCGTGTATATGCTGATAAGTTTGACGATCAGATTACTGCATTACAAAGCGAGATAGACCAATATACTGCTCAGGCTGGTCAACTCCGAACGCAAATAGGAACACTACAGCAAGAGATTGCTGGTATCGAAAAGCAGAAGGCTATTATCCAGGCGCAAATTGACTTGAGTCAGGCAAAGTACAACAAGTTGCAAGAGCAGATTATTCAAACTCAACAGCAAATTTCCGATAACCAGAAGGCCCTCGGTACGACTATTGCTGACCTTTATATCGATGGATCTATATCGCCACTCGAAATGCTAGCTAGTAGTAAGAACATTGGAGATTATGTTGACAAGCAAACGTACCGTTCTTCGGTTCAAACGCAGCTTACCGAGGCTATTACTCGAATTAGGGCTTTAAAGGCTGACCTTGAAAATCAAAAAGCAGATGTACAGCGAACGCTTGCTGACCAGACTAATTCACGCAAGGCTCTTGCTGACCAAGAGAGTGCGCAAAACGCCTTACTTGCTCAAACACAAGGCCAAGAAAACGCATACCAGAGTCTCGCATCCGATCGTGAAGCAAAAAAACTTCAGGTACAACAGCAACAACAGGCTGCAATTGAGGCTGCTATTGCTGCCGCTAGCGGTGGTCGTGGAACGGGGGTTGTATTACCCGGTACGACAGACTACCCATGGAACTCATCTAACTGCTATGTCGATGCCAATGCGTGGTCTTACGGCGGTGTCGATGGGAACGGTACTGATGGTCTAGGCTATGGCTGTCGTCAGTGTGTAAGCTATGTCGCATGGCGCGTTTACAAAGAAACGGGTTACGCACCAGTTAGTTGGGGCAACGCCTATGACTGGCCGTCGAGTGGCCATGCAGCAGGGTATACAGTGAGTCCCGTGCCACGTGCACATGCTGCCGGTGTTATTATGTCGGGCGGTGAACCTGGCCACATCGTTTGGGTTGAAAGTGTCGACCAAAATGCAGGTACGATGATCGTTAGCCAATACAATTACTACAACGCTGGTGGTTCTGGCTGGGGTAACTATAGTAAGATGCAAGTTCCAATTGGAACTTATCAGCAATACATCTATTTCTAAGAGAAAGAAAAGCATAGGAAGTATAGCGCGCTCCACCTGGAGTGCGCTATACTTGTAGAAGCTTACTGATAAGAGAGGGAATGATTCTATAGTGGCAGATAACCAACATACTATGGCGAATGCGCACAAGCGATCGGCCGGTATTACTAAAAACATATATTTTTTGACGATTGCGATTACGGCAATACTTGGGTTTGTGGCGGGCACGCGAAGTGCGGACGTCGTTGGTGCAATTGCGCCTGTTTTTGGCTTTAAGGTCGTAACAGGAACACTTGATCTTAGTTCTGTGCAGCGAACTTACCAACAACTTGCAGCAAACTATGACGGTAAACTCGATACAAAAGCGCTTGTTGATGGTGCAAGCAAGGGTCTTGTCGCAGCTGCAGGTGACAAATTCACGGTATTTATGGATGCTAAAGAAGCAAGTGCGTTTGATAATGATCTTTCGGGCAATATTGGCGGTGGTATCGGTGCAGAGATTGGTCTGAGAAGCGATAAACCAACGATTATCCGGATTTTGCCAGGTAATCCAGCCGAAAAGGCAGGACTTGTAGCTGGAGACGTTATTTTGGCAGTTAACGATCAGTCAACGAGTGGCTGGTCAGCCGATCAGACTGCAACGGCGGTGCGTGGTGACGTAGGCACTACCGTAAAGATGACAATTATGCGCGGTACAGCCCAAAAAGACTTTACAGTAACACGTGCAACAGTAGATAACCCAAGTGTTGACAGTAAAATTACAAACGGTGTTGGAATTTTGACGATCAGTCGGTTTGACGACCAGACGGGACTCTTGGCGCAAAAAGCAGCTGAGAACTTTAAGCAGCAAAATGTAAAAGGTATAATTCTGGATCTTCGCGATAATGGTGGTGGTTATATTACCGCAGCACAAGACGTAGCCGGGCTTTGGGTAAAGGATAAGTTGGTGGTTTCAGAGCGTACGAACGGTCAAACAACTGATCAACTGACTTCTGGTGATAATCCTGTTTTAGCCGGCATCCCAACGATAGTACTAGTAAACGGAAGTACGGCGAGCGCGAGCGAGATTGTATCAGGTGCATTAAAG
It encodes the following:
- a CDS encoding S41 family peptidase, with the protein product MADNQHTMANAHKRSAGITKNIYFLTIAITAILGFVAGTRSADVVGAIAPVFGFKVVTGTLDLSSVQRTYQQLAANYDGKLDTKALVDGASKGLVAAAGDKFTVFMDAKEASAFDNDLSGNIGGGIGAEIGLRSDKPTIIRILPGNPAEKAGLVAGDVILAVNDQSTSGWSADQTATAVRGDVGTTVKMTIMRGTAQKDFTVTRATVDNPSVDSKITNGVGILTISRFDDQTGLLAQKAAENFKQQNVKGIILDLRDNGGGYITAAQDVAGLWVKDKLVVSERTNGQTTDQLTSGDNPVLAGIPTIVLVNGSTASASEIVSGALKDYKVATLIGEKTYGKGTVQKVLDLGAGTKLKVTVARWYTPNGQNIDKQGITPDQTVKLTADDMNAGNDPQMTAAMSHLGE
- a CDS encoding CHAP domain-containing protein, coding for MKQRSTTPVSKGLVTRSMLVASAILMVIAAPLSIMPRVYADKFDDQITALQSEIDQYTAQAGQLRTQIGTLQQEIAGIEKQKAIIQAQIDLSQAKYNKLQEQIIQTQQQISDNQKALGTTIADLYIDGSISPLEMLASSKNIGDYVDKQTYRSSVQTQLTEAITRIRALKADLENQKADVQRTLADQTNSRKALADQESAQNALLAQTQGQENAYQSLASDREAKKLQVQQQQQAAIEAAIAAASGGRGTGVVLPGTTDYPWNSSNCYVDANAWSYGGVDGNGTDGLGYGCRQCVSYVAWRVYKETGYAPVSWGNAYDWPSSGHAAGYTVSPVPRAHAAGVIMSGGEPGHIVWVESVDQNAGTMIVSQYNYYNAGGSGWGNYSKMQVPIGTYQQYIYF
- a CDS encoding permease-like cell division protein FtsX — protein: MSKRKLDAKAFSQQKHHRRQWLTFVRMCKYGVSNFSRNAWLTIAATAVMTITLLVVFVTLSARSVLLDTVSEIRDKVDMSIYVKTDTTSDDIQNIETGLKNLKNSVRDVRYVSPEEARQEFAQANSGDAGTLNALNEATNEFPGTFRISPVDINKTDELRNFVNTDPTLKRDIDPNRAPSFAGDRKTAIDNIGRWVNFAEQAGLVASIIFIAISSLIIFNTIRMAIFNRRDEIQMMKLIGADRSFIRGPFIVEAVVYGFIAAIIATGLGVGLLYASKNTLMSYGIGIDNTIHLATVYIVVVLLGMIILGAIIGIISALLATRRYLKI